One genomic segment of Clostridium saccharoperbutylacetonicum N1-4(HMT) includes these proteins:
- a CDS encoding HD domain-containing protein, with amino-acid sequence MNIELYKNIENYMLECMNDSAHDKEHIYRVLYMALDIAKYENKVDMDVLIISCLLHDIGREEQFSNSKLCHAQVGSEKAFNYVINNGFSEEKAAHIKSCILTHRFRSDNPPSSIEAKILFDADKLDVTGTLGIARTLFYIAQVSEPLYSIEKNGTILDGTSDKNPSFFHEYKYKLEKLYDKFYTNRGTQIAKERQRSAIEFYTSMLKEVKDCYSRGISELNNILE; translated from the coding sequence ATGAATATAGAGTTATATAAAAATATTGAAAACTATATGCTAGAATGTATGAACGATAGTGCCCATGATAAGGAACATATTTATAGGGTTTTATATATGGCATTAGATATTGCTAAATATGAAAATAAAGTTGATATGGATGTTCTGATTATTTCTTGTTTGCTTCACGATATTGGTAGAGAAGAACAATTCAGTAATTCGAAATTATGCCATGCTCAAGTTGGTAGTGAAAAGGCATTTAACTATGTTATAAATAATGGCTTTTCTGAAGAAAAAGCTGCTCATATAAAATCATGTATATTAACACATAGATTTAGAAGTGATAACCCTCCGAGCAGTATAGAAGCAAAGATATTATTTGATGCGGATAAATTAGATGTGACTGGAACACTTGGAATTGCGCGAACACTATTTTATATAGCACAGGTATCAGAACCATTGTATTCCATTGAGAAGAATGGAACTATATTAGATGGTACAAGTGATAAAAATCCATCTTTTTTTCATGAGTATAAATATAAGTTAGAAAAACTATATGATAAGTTCTATACTAACAGAGGAACTCAAATAGCTAAAGAAAGACAACGCTCTGCCATTGAGTTTTATACAAGTATGTTAAAAGAGGTTAAGGATTGTTATTCTAGAGGTATAAGTGAGCTAAACAATATACTAGAGTAA